A genomic stretch from Setaria viridis chromosome 1, Setaria_viridis_v4.0, whole genome shotgun sequence includes:
- the LOC117837825 gene encoding zinc finger protein CONSTANS-LIKE 16 isoform X1: protein MSGSKAAAAGAAVGGKAARACDSCLRRRARWYCAADDAFLCQGCDASVHSANPLARRHERLRLRPTSPMHPLSAFEGGAPSTSTLMSKKRQQVAPAAWSRRKARTRRPQVKSVGQLLSRKLIVVPEMTVESSEERKAEDEESEEAAEEQLLYCVPTFDRALAELCSPPPIDDDSPAAAPCCREDADDSNVEHAKAAPVAAESPVQQLPDSFAGFGPTDAELREFAADMEALLGQGLDDGNQLDESFYMESLGLMTTPAEDGGRVLKMEPDSIVVSHGDMGALGRSPAEVKPEESAEVLDIDFNCSSPTVIDNDEDYCFEQKASAASNGVAADAQFLKRSLDLRLNYEAVIESWGSSPWTDGQRPDVQLDDFWPHHAHHSGVWMAGGGRLGGEALTPRLGMGGGGREARVSRYREKRRTRLFAKKIRYEVRKLNAEKRPRMKGRFVKRPAAGGAGPAAAAAPCAVT from the exons ATGAGCGGctcgaaggcggcggcggccggcgccgccgtgggcgGCAAGGCCGCGCGCGCCTGCGACAGCTgcctgcggcggcgcgcgcggtggtACTGCGCGGCCGACGACGCCTTCCTGTGCCAGGGCTGCGATGCGTCGGTGCACTCGGCCAACCCGCTCGCCAGGCGGCACGAGCGCCTCCGCCTGCGCCCGACGTCGCCGATGCACCCACTCTCGGCGTTCGAGGGCGGCgcgccgtcgacgtcgacgCTGATGTCGAAGAAGCGCCAGCAGgtcgcgccggcggcgtggtccaGGCGCAAGGCGCGCACCAGGAGGCCGCAGGTCAAGAGCGTCGGGCAGCTGCTGTCGAGGAAGCTCATCGTCGTGCCGGAGATGACCGTCGAGTCGTCGGAGGAGCGGAAGGCCGAGGacgaggagtcggaggaggcggcggaggagcagtTGCTGTACTGCGTGCCGACGTTCGACCGCGCCCTCGCCGAgctctgctcgccgccgccgatcgaTGACGACTCGCCGGCTGCTGCCCCATGCTGCAGGGAGGACGCCGACGACAGCAACGTGGAGCATGCAaaggcggcgccggtggctgCAGAATCGCCCGTGCAGCAGCTCCCGGACAGCTTTGCCGGCTTCGGCCCGACGGACGCCGAACTCAGGGAGTTCGCCGCGGACATGGAAGCGCTCCTTGGCCAAGGGCTCGACGACGGCAACCAGCTTGACGAATCGTTCTACATGGAGAGCCTAGGACTAATGACGACGCCGGCGGAAGACGGCGGGCGGGTACTAAAGATGGAGCCCGACAGCATCGTGGTCTCCCACGGCGACATGGGTGCTCTCGGTCGTAGCCCTGCGGAGGTGAAGCCGGAGGAATCGGCCGAGGTACTGGACATAGACTTCAACTGCAGCTCGCCCACGGTGATCGATAATGACGAGGACTACTGTTTCGAACAGAAGGCGTCGGCGGCAAGCAACGGCGTCGCCGCGGACGCGCAGTTCTTGAAGAGGAGCCTGGATCTCAGACTCAACTACGAGGCCGTCATCGAGAGCTGGGGGAGCTCGCCGTGGACCGACGGCCAGCGGCCGGACGTCCAGCTCGACGACTTCTGGCCCCATCACGCCCACCACTCG GGCGTGTGGATGGCCGGAGGAGGACGGCTAGGTGGGGAGGCGTTGACGCCGCGGCTggggatgggcggcggcgggcgggaggcgcGGGTTTCGCGGTACCGGGAGAAGCGGCGGACGAGGCTGTTCGCCAAGAAGATACGGTACGAGGTGCGGAAGCTGAACGCGGAGAAGCGGCCGCGGATGAAGGGCCGGTTCGTCAAGCGGCCGGCTGCCGGAGGAGCcggacctgccgccgccgccgcgccgtgcgccgTCACCTAG
- the LOC117837825 gene encoding zinc finger protein CONSTANS-LIKE 16 isoform X3 has product MSGSKAAAAGAAVGGKAARACDSCLRRRARWYCAADDAFLCQGCDASVHSANPLARRHERLRLRPTSPMHPLSAFEGGAPSTSTLMSKKRQQVAPAAWSRRKARTRRPQVKSVGQLLSRKLIVVPEMTVESSEERKAEDEESEEAAEEQLLYCVPTFDRALAELCSPPPIDDDSPAAAPCCREDADDSNVEHAKAAPVAAESPVQQLPDSFAGFGPTDAELREFAADMEALLGQGLDDGNQLDESFYMESLGLMTTPAEDGGRVLKMEPDSIVVSHGDMGALGRSPAEVKPEESAEASAASNGVAADAQFLKRSLDLRLNYEAVIESWGSSPWTDGQRPDVQLDDFWPHHAHHSGVWMAGGGRLGGEALTPRLGMGGGGREARVSRYREKRRTRLFAKKIRYEVRKLNAEKRPRMKGRFVKRPAAGGAGPAAAAAPCAVT; this is encoded by the exons ATGAGCGGctcgaaggcggcggcggccggcgccgccgtgggcgGCAAGGCCGCGCGCGCCTGCGACAGCTgcctgcggcggcgcgcgcggtggtACTGCGCGGCCGACGACGCCTTCCTGTGCCAGGGCTGCGATGCGTCGGTGCACTCGGCCAACCCGCTCGCCAGGCGGCACGAGCGCCTCCGCCTGCGCCCGACGTCGCCGATGCACCCACTCTCGGCGTTCGAGGGCGGCgcgccgtcgacgtcgacgCTGATGTCGAAGAAGCGCCAGCAGgtcgcgccggcggcgtggtccaGGCGCAAGGCGCGCACCAGGAGGCCGCAGGTCAAGAGCGTCGGGCAGCTGCTGTCGAGGAAGCTCATCGTCGTGCCGGAGATGACCGTCGAGTCGTCGGAGGAGCGGAAGGCCGAGGacgaggagtcggaggaggcggcggaggagcagtTGCTGTACTGCGTGCCGACGTTCGACCGCGCCCTCGCCGAgctctgctcgccgccgccgatcgaTGACGACTCGCCGGCTGCTGCCCCATGCTGCAGGGAGGACGCCGACGACAGCAACGTGGAGCATGCAaaggcggcgccggtggctgCAGAATCGCCCGTGCAGCAGCTCCCGGACAGCTTTGCCGGCTTCGGCCCGACGGACGCCGAACTCAGGGAGTTCGCCGCGGACATGGAAGCGCTCCTTGGCCAAGGGCTCGACGACGGCAACCAGCTTGACGAATCGTTCTACATGGAGAGCCTAGGACTAATGACGACGCCGGCGGAAGACGGCGGGCGGGTACTAAAGATGGAGCCCGACAGCATCGTGGTCTCCCACGGCGACATGGGTGCTCTCGGTCGTAGCCCTGCGGAGGTGAAGCCGGAGGAATCGGCCGAG GCGTCGGCGGCAAGCAACGGCGTCGCCGCGGACGCGCAGTTCTTGAAGAGGAGCCTGGATCTCAGACTCAACTACGAGGCCGTCATCGAGAGCTGGGGGAGCTCGCCGTGGACCGACGGCCAGCGGCCGGACGTCCAGCTCGACGACTTCTGGCCCCATCACGCCCACCACTCG GGCGTGTGGATGGCCGGAGGAGGACGGCTAGGTGGGGAGGCGTTGACGCCGCGGCTggggatgggcggcggcgggcgggaggcgcGGGTTTCGCGGTACCGGGAGAAGCGGCGGACGAGGCTGTTCGCCAAGAAGATACGGTACGAGGTGCGGAAGCTGAACGCGGAGAAGCGGCCGCGGATGAAGGGCCGGTTCGTCAAGCGGCCGGCTGCCGGAGGAGCcggacctgccgccgccgccgcgccgtgcgccgTCACCTAG
- the LOC117837825 gene encoding zinc finger protein CONSTANS-LIKE 16 isoform X2 gives MSGSKAAAAGAAVGGKAARACDSCLRRRARWYCAADDAFLCQGCDASVHSANPLARRHERLRLRPTSPMHPLSAFEGGAPSTSTLMSKKRQQVAPAAWSRRKARTRRPQVKSVGQLLSRKLIVVPEMTVESSEERKAEDEESEEAAEEQLLYCVPTFDRALAELCSPPPIDDDSPAAAPCCREDADDSNVEHAKAAPVAAESPVQQLPDSFAGFGPTDAELREFAADMEALLGQGLDDGNQLDESFYMESLGLMTTPAEDGGRVLKMEPDSIVVSHGDMGALGRSPAEVKPEESAEKASAASNGVAADAQFLKRSLDLRLNYEAVIESWGSSPWTDGQRPDVQLDDFWPHHAHHSGVWMAGGGRLGGEALTPRLGMGGGGREARVSRYREKRRTRLFAKKIRYEVRKLNAEKRPRMKGRFVKRPAAGGAGPAAAAAPCAVT, from the exons ATGAGCGGctcgaaggcggcggcggccggcgccgccgtgggcgGCAAGGCCGCGCGCGCCTGCGACAGCTgcctgcggcggcgcgcgcggtggtACTGCGCGGCCGACGACGCCTTCCTGTGCCAGGGCTGCGATGCGTCGGTGCACTCGGCCAACCCGCTCGCCAGGCGGCACGAGCGCCTCCGCCTGCGCCCGACGTCGCCGATGCACCCACTCTCGGCGTTCGAGGGCGGCgcgccgtcgacgtcgacgCTGATGTCGAAGAAGCGCCAGCAGgtcgcgccggcggcgtggtccaGGCGCAAGGCGCGCACCAGGAGGCCGCAGGTCAAGAGCGTCGGGCAGCTGCTGTCGAGGAAGCTCATCGTCGTGCCGGAGATGACCGTCGAGTCGTCGGAGGAGCGGAAGGCCGAGGacgaggagtcggaggaggcggcggaggagcagtTGCTGTACTGCGTGCCGACGTTCGACCGCGCCCTCGCCGAgctctgctcgccgccgccgatcgaTGACGACTCGCCGGCTGCTGCCCCATGCTGCAGGGAGGACGCCGACGACAGCAACGTGGAGCATGCAaaggcggcgccggtggctgCAGAATCGCCCGTGCAGCAGCTCCCGGACAGCTTTGCCGGCTTCGGCCCGACGGACGCCGAACTCAGGGAGTTCGCCGCGGACATGGAAGCGCTCCTTGGCCAAGGGCTCGACGACGGCAACCAGCTTGACGAATCGTTCTACATGGAGAGCCTAGGACTAATGACGACGCCGGCGGAAGACGGCGGGCGGGTACTAAAGATGGAGCCCGACAGCATCGTGGTCTCCCACGGCGACATGGGTGCTCTCGGTCGTAGCCCTGCGGAGGTGAAGCCGGAGGAATCGGCCGAG AAGGCGTCGGCGGCAAGCAACGGCGTCGCCGCGGACGCGCAGTTCTTGAAGAGGAGCCTGGATCTCAGACTCAACTACGAGGCCGTCATCGAGAGCTGGGGGAGCTCGCCGTGGACCGACGGCCAGCGGCCGGACGTCCAGCTCGACGACTTCTGGCCCCATCACGCCCACCACTCG GGCGTGTGGATGGCCGGAGGAGGACGGCTAGGTGGGGAGGCGTTGACGCCGCGGCTggggatgggcggcggcgggcgggaggcgcGGGTTTCGCGGTACCGGGAGAAGCGGCGGACGAGGCTGTTCGCCAAGAAGATACGGTACGAGGTGCGGAAGCTGAACGCGGAGAAGCGGCCGCGGATGAAGGGCCGGTTCGTCAAGCGGCCGGCTGCCGGAGGAGCcggacctgccgccgccgccgcgccgtgcgccgTCACCTAG
- the LOC117864484 gene encoding 3-ketoacyl-CoA synthase 5: MVSSAQLRRLKPLYQLVVNNILAIVAVPFAAAAVLKAAELGPGEILARLRALRPAHMFLAAFLPAAAAALYLRLRPRAVYLVDYACFRTNPNCRVPFATFLEHSRVWPGFDERSVRFMTRLLERSGLGEETCLPYAQHYIPPSRDLESSRAEAELVIFSAIDDLLAKTGLSPQDIDILVVNCSLFAPTPSFTDMIMRRYKLREDVRAVHLAGMGCSAGLISVELARNLLQVAPRGAHALVVSTETITPNYYMGQERAMLLPNCLFRMGGAAALLSTNGANARFRLARVVRTLRGASDSAYRCVYQEEDDRGNVGINLSKDLMNIAGDALKANITAMGPLVLPASEQLLFALSFIARKVLNNRIKPYIPDFRTAFEHFCIHAGGRAVIDELQRSLTLSDEQVEASRMTLHRFGNTSSSSLWYELAYIEAKGRMRRGDRVWMIGFGSGFKCNSAAWECIRPAANADGPWANCIHRYPVHIPDVLKH, translated from the coding sequence ATGGTCTCCTCGGCGCAGCTCAGGCGGCTCAAGCCCCTGTACCAGCTGGTGGTGAACAACATCCTGGCCATCGTCGCGGTGCcgttcgccgccgcggccgtgctcAAGGCGGCGGAGCTGGGTCCCGGCGAGATCCTGGCGCGCCTCCGCGCGCTCCGGCCCGCGCACATGTTCCTCGCCGCGttcctgccggcggcggcggcggcgctgtacCTCAGGCTCCGCCCGCGCGCGGTGTACCTGGTGGACTACGCGTGCTTCCGCACCAACCCCAACTGCCGCGTCCCGTTCGCGACGTTCCTGGAGCACTCCCGCGTGTGGCCGGGCTTCGACGAGCGCAGCGTCCGGTTCATGACGCGGCTGCTGGAGCGCTCGGGGCTGGGTGAGGAGACGTGCCTGCCGTACGCGCAGCACTACATCCCGCCGTCCCGGGACCTCGAGTCCTCCCGCGCCGAGGCCGAGCTCGTCATCTTCTCCGCCATCGACGACCTCCTCGCCAAGACCGGGCTGTCCCCGCAGGACATCGACATCCTCGTCGTCAACTGCAGCCTCTTCGCGCCGACGCCGTCCTTCACCGACATGATCATGCGCCGGTACAAGCTCCGCGAGGACGTGCGCGCCGTGCACCTCGCCGGGATGGGGTGCAGCGCGGGGCTCATCTCCGTGGAGCTCGCCCGGAACCTGCTCCAGGTGGCGCCCCGGGGCGCGCACGCGCTAGTGGTGTCCACGGAGACCATCACCCCCAACTACTACATGGGGCAGGAGCGCGCGATGCTGCTCCCCAACTGCCTCTTCCgcatgggcggcgcggcggcgctgctctcCACCAACGGCGCCAACGCGCGGTTCCGGCTGGCGCGCGTGGTGCGCACGCTCCGCGGCGCCTCGGACAGCGCCTACCGGTGCGTGTACCAGGAGGAGGACGACCGGGGCAACGTCGGGATCAACCTGTCCAAGGACCTGATGAACATCGCCGGCGACGCGCTGAAGGCGAACATCACGGCGATGGGTCCCctggtgctgccggcgtcgGAGCAGCTGCTGTTCGCGCTGTCCTTCATCGCGCGGAAGGTGCTCAACAACCGGATCAAGCCCTACATCCCGGACTTCCGCACGGCGTTCGAGCACTTCTGCATCCACGCGGGGGGCCGCGCCGTGATCGACGAGCTGCAGCGCAGCCTGACGCTGTCGGACGAGCAGGTGGAGGCGTCGAGGATGACGCTGCACCGGTTCGGGAACACCTCCAGCAGCTCGCTCTGGTACGAGCTCGCCTACATCGAGGCCAAGGGCCGGATGCGCAGGGGCGACCGCGTCTGGATGATCGGCTTCGGCTCCGGGTTCAAGTGCAACAGCGCCGCCTGGGAGTGCATTCGCCCCGCCGCCAACGCCGACGGGCCATGGGCAAACTGCATCCACCGGTACCCCGTCCACATCCCCGACGTGCTCAAGCACTGA